A window of Bacteroidales bacterium contains these coding sequences:
- a CDS encoding SIMPL domain-containing protein, whose protein sequence is MKEKSILNTAIIALAIIITGYILGTNYKNRSQKPRTIEVTGMAEKNFSSDLIVWSGSFSKTNMDMKLASNALKEDVEKVKIFLKEQNVPEKDILFSSVRINKQYQTIYDANGNSKSVFSGFELTQNVTIESNNISQVEKVSRDISSLIDQGVEFYSESPSYYYTKLSDLKIELIEEATKDARLRANNIAVNSDGHLGKLLKGDMGVFQITGRNSDEDYSWGGAFNTSSFEKTASITVHLVFSVR, encoded by the coding sequence ATGAAAGAAAAATCAATTTTAAATACCGCTATTATTGCTTTGGCGATAATTATTACAGGTTATATTCTTGGTACAAATTATAAAAACCGTAGTCAAAAACCTAGAACTATTGAGGTTACCGGAATGGCTGAGAAAAATTTCTCTTCTGACTTAATTGTTTGGAGCGGATCTTTTTCTAAAACTAATATGGACATGAAATTAGCTTCAAATGCTTTAAAAGAAGATGTAGAAAAAGTTAAAATTTTTTTGAAAGAACAAAATGTACCGGAAAAAGATATTTTGTTTTCTTCTGTTAGAATTAATAAGCAATATCAAACAATTTATGATGCCAATGGAAATAGTAAAAGTGTTTTTTCAGGTTTTGAACTAACTCAAAATGTAACAATAGAGTCAAATAATATTAGTCAAGTTGAAAAAGTTTCAAGAGATATTTCTTCGCTAATTGATCAGGGCGTTGAGTTTTATAGTGAATCGCCTTCTTATTATTATACAAAACTTTCAGATTTAAAAATAGAATTAATCGAAGAGGCAACCAAAGATGCACGTTTGCGTGCAAATAATATTGCTGTAAATAGCGATGGACACTTAGGGAAATTGTTAAAAGGAGATATGGGTGTTTTCCAAATTACTGGCAGAAACTCTGATGAAGATTATAGCTGGGGTGGAGCTTTTAACACTTCATCTTTTGAAAAAACAGCTTCAATTACAGTGCACCTTGTTTTTAGTGTGAGATAG
- a CDS encoding glycosyltransferase → MQRSKLFVVLPRIPWPLEKGDKLRAYYFLEGLSKKHDIFLFALYRKKYDKESQLKIENIVKQYYFFKISIFELLLNAFFALFTKKPFQVAYFSNYFMKRKISKLAKIEKPDVVFCQLVRTAHYVKGLNCKKIIDYQDTLSLGMKRRADLATGLKRKLFQVESSRLLKYEKLIENWFDERIIITEQDLLHLPVNKNEVHIIANGVDTDFYYDSKKENANEILFVGNMSYAPNVNAVEFFCTKIFPEIVKKIPNAVFYIVGADPHWKVKTLASDNVVVTGWVNDSRIYYERCAVFVAPMQIGTGLQNKLLEAMSMTRACVTTSLANNALGAVHEKNILIADSVDEWVEKVLYLLENSSERKQIASNARNFVLENYSWNAQIEKLNKII, encoded by the coding sequence ATGCAACGCTCTAAATTATTTGTAGTTTTACCTCGTATTCCTTGGCCATTAGAGAAAGGTGATAAACTTAGGGCTTATTATTTTTTAGAAGGATTATCAAAAAAGCATGATATATTTTTATTTGCTCTGTATAGAAAAAAATACGACAAGGAATCTCAGCTAAAAATTGAAAACATAGTAAAGCAATATTATTTTTTTAAAATTTCAATTTTTGAATTATTGCTGAATGCTTTTTTTGCACTATTCACAAAAAAACCTTTTCAAGTTGCTTATTTTTCTAATTATTTCATGAAAAGAAAAATATCGAAACTGGCTAAAATAGAAAAGCCAGATGTTGTTTTTTGTCAACTTGTAAGAACAGCACATTATGTTAAAGGTTTGAACTGCAAGAAAATTATTGATTATCAGGATACACTTTCCTTGGGAATGAAGCGTAGAGCAGATTTAGCAACAGGACTAAAAAGAAAGCTGTTTCAAGTGGAGAGTTCGCGTTTGCTAAAATATGAAAAGCTAATCGAAAATTGGTTTGACGAGCGGATAATTATTACAGAGCAAGATTTGTTGCATTTGCCAGTAAATAAAAACGAAGTACACATTATTGCAAATGGCGTTGACACTGATTTTTATTATGATTCTAAAAAGGAAAATGCAAATGAAATTTTGTTTGTAGGGAATATGTCGTATGCTCCAAATGTTAATGCTGTAGAGTTTTTTTGCACAAAAATATTTCCTGAAATTGTTAAAAAAATTCCCAATGCTGTTTTTTATATTGTAGGAGCCGACCCGCATTGGAAAGTCAAAACTCTTGCTTCTGATAATGTGGTTGTTACAGGGTGGGTGAACGACTCTCGGATTTATTACGAGCGTTGTGCGGTATTTGTTGCTCCAATGCAAATTGGCACAGGATTGCAAAACAAATTGCTTGAAGCTATGTCTATGACTCGAGCTTGTGTTACAACAAGTCTAGCGAATAACGCCCTTGGTGCAGTGCATGAAAAAAATATATTAATTGCCGATTCTGTTGATGAATGGGTGGAAAAAGTCCTTTATTTGTTGGAAAATAGCTCAGAAAGAAAGCAAATTGCTTCTAATGCAAGGAATTTTGTTTTGGAGAACTATTCTTGGAATGCTCAAATTGAAAAATTAAATAAAATAATATAA
- a CDS encoding glycosyltransferase encodes MKILQICHKSPFPPAEGGPIAMKAIRDGLVDAGNAVHTFTLSTPKFPVSDDVKKNTDNFSFAFIDNSIRILPALKNLCLNKSYNISRFYDKKIAAQIEKLIAENNFDAIIVESVFMMPYFDGIKKIFNKPIILRAHNIEHLIWRRLSENTSNILKKIYLKILSRQLRKYEINSFKKVHAIASISDVDTNFILNILPDVRVETISFAIKIKEFELQKKEFTATFGHLGSMDWKPNLEGISYFIDNILPAVKEKIPHATFHIAGRNMPEKFKTDMPKGLVVHGEVDSAEKFISSLDALVVPLYSGSGIRIKIVEAMSMGMPVITTVVGAEGLNVENGKDIFICNSDSQMIETILNCCNNSNILNPIPENAKKNIALHHSFENITKKLISLIKS; translated from the coding sequence ATGAAGATTCTGCAAATATGTCATAAATCGCCTTTTCCGCCAGCAGAGGGAGGTCCTATAGCAATGAAAGCAATTAGAGATGGACTTGTTGATGCTGGAAATGCTGTTCACACTTTCACACTAAGCACGCCGAAATTTCCTGTAAGTGATGATGTGAAAAAAAATACAGATAATTTTTCTTTTGCTTTTATTGACAATTCTATTCGCATTTTACCCGCTTTAAAGAATTTGTGTCTAAATAAATCTTACAATATTTCAAGATTTTATGACAAAAAAATTGCAGCTCAAATAGAAAAATTAATTGCTGAAAACAACTTTGATGCTATTATTGTAGAAAGTGTTTTTATGATGCCTTATTTTGATGGCATAAAAAAAATATTTAACAAACCAATTATTTTACGTGCACACAATATAGAACATCTAATCTGGAGGCGGCTGTCTGAGAATACCAGTAATATTTTAAAGAAAATTTATTTAAAAATATTATCTAGGCAGTTGAGAAAATATGAGATAAATTCTTTTAAGAAAGTTCATGCTATTGCCTCTATTAGCGATGTGGACACAAATTTCATTTTAAACATTTTGCCCGATGTTAGAGTTGAAACTATTTCATTTGCAATAAAAATTAAGGAATTTGAGTTGCAAAAAAAAGAATTTACCGCTACGTTTGGACATTTAGGTTCTATGGATTGGAAGCCAAATTTAGAAGGAATTTCATATTTTATAGACAATATTTTGCCTGCTGTTAAAGAAAAAATTCCTCATGCCACATTCCATATTGCGGGAAGAAATATGCCCGAAAAGTTTAAAACTGACATGCCAAAAGGTCTTGTTGTGCATGGGGAAGTAGATAGTGCCGAAAAATTTATTTCATCGCTAGACGCACTTGTAGTACCTCTATATTCTGGAAGTGGCATAAGGATTAAGATTGTAGAAGCTATGTCAATGGGAATGCCAGTTATAACTACTGTAGTTGGTGCTGAGGGCTTGAATGTCGAAAACGGCAAAGATATTTTCATTTGCAATAGCGATTCACAAATGATTGAAACTATTTTAAATTGCTGCAATAATAGCAATATCCTAAATCCAATTCCCGAAAATGCGAAAAAAAATATAGCTTTGCATCATTCGTTTGAAAATATTACAAAAAAACTTATATCTTTGATAAAATCTTAA
- a CDS encoding YjgP/YjgQ family permease, whose translation MKKLHSLVLRSYIGPLLLTFCIAEFVLLMQFLWKYIDDLVGKGLDFITVAQLLFYASVTFVPMALPLAILLASLMTMGNLGENYELVAAKSSGISFRKIMMPLVFLSVFISGLAFYFSNQVLPVANLKMFSLLFDVTEQKPALNIQEGVFYKDIDGYVIKVGEKDRDGQTIHRVLIYDHSQFTENNSVTIAESGTMITSEDKRTLIFTLYNGTNYTEPRNNKQSLTRRPLQRVHFKEEQIRFDLSSFAMNRTDEELFKEHYQMMNLKQLNKSVDSLRTDRSEKTNEISDAFTNTYGYYKMEFVTKGSQNLSDYTPEIKNIDEIKNELTHEQYKTAISNAVMLARNNSMYIDNCAIEMDVKDRVIIRHDVEIHRKFTLSIACILLFFIGAPLGAIIRKGGLGLPLVVSVIVFIIYYIISITCEKFIKEGVLPTEIGMWISSAVLLPFGIWLTIKTTADSPLMETDSWAKFGNKIKSIFYRKKKKNNEDSANMS comes from the coding sequence ATGAAAAAGCTGCATTCTCTTGTTTTGCGTTCATATATCGGACCTCTGTTGCTAACATTTTGCATCGCAGAGTTTGTCTTGCTTATGCAGTTTTTATGGAAGTATATTGACGATTTGGTTGGAAAAGGATTGGACTTTATCACTGTTGCTCAATTATTATTTTACGCTTCCGTAACATTTGTGCCTATGGCTCTACCATTGGCTATTTTGCTAGCTTCGTTGATGACAATGGGCAATTTAGGCGAAAATTATGAGCTTGTTGCTGCTAAATCGTCAGGAATTTCATTTCGGAAAATAATGATGCCGCTTGTTTTTTTATCTGTTTTTATAAGCGGACTTGCATTTTATTTTAGCAATCAAGTGTTGCCTGTAGCCAATTTAAAAATGTTTTCTTTGCTTTTTGATGTTACAGAGCAAAAACCAGCTTTAAATATTCAAGAAGGCGTTTTTTATAAAGATATTGACGGTTATGTAATTAAGGTTGGAGAGAAAGATAGAGATGGGCAGACAATTCATCGGGTTTTGATTTATGACCACTCGCAATTTACTGAAAATAACTCTGTTACTATTGCTGAAAGCGGCACAATGATTACTTCTGAGGATAAAAGAACTCTTATTTTTACTTTGTACAACGGAACTAATTACACCGAGCCTAGAAATAACAAGCAAAGCCTCACAAGGCGACCTTTGCAAAGGGTTCACTTTAAAGAAGAACAGATACGATTTGATTTGTCGTCTTTTGCGATGAATAGAACTGACGAGGAATTGTTTAAGGAACATTACCAAATGATGAATTTAAAGCAGCTAAATAAGTCCGTAGATAGTTTAAGAACAGATCGTAGTGAAAAAACAAATGAGATTTCAGACGCATTCACAAATACTTACGGATATTATAAAATGGAATTTGTTACAAAAGGCTCTCAAAATCTTTCAGATTACACTCCGGAAATTAAAAATATTGATGAAATTAAAAATGAATTAACTCATGAGCAGTATAAAACAGCCATTTCTAATGCCGTAATGCTTGCTCGCAATAATTCGATGTATATTGATAATTGTGCAATAGAAATGGATGTGAAAGATAGAGTAATCATCAGGCATGATGTGGAAATTCATCGTAAGTTCACATTGTCAATAGCTTGTATATTGTTGTTTTTTATAGGAGCTCCACTTGGTGCTATAATTAGAAAAGGCGGACTTGGGTTGCCTCTTGTGGTCTCAGTTATAGTGTTTATTATTTATTACATAATTTCAATTACTTGCGAAAAGTTTATAAAAGAGGGTGTTTTGCCTACTGAAATTGGCATGTGGATTTCGTCTGCTGTTCTTTTGCCATTTGGAATATGGCTTACAATAAAAACAACTGCCGATAGTCCTTTGATGGAAACAGACTCATGGGCTAAATTTGGGAATAAAATCAAATCAATTTTTTATCGAAAGAAGAAAAAGAATAATGAAGATTCTGCAAATATGTCATAA
- a CDS encoding DMT family transporter, which produces MKRKSNEAIILLFVLLLVLIWGSAFILMKKSLEYFPSDILGAWRMLSACVVMLIPAAMTIRKVSLKTFFLITLSGVLANAIPAILFAYAQRGIESYIAGILNSTTTLFTLVLGVVFFKYRANLLNVFGVILGFLAIIGLLAFAGGKSLSFNFSYGVYILIATVLYAINIFFIKRWLSGVSTIALVSNLFLVPGIFAAIYLFGFSDFVDIYKNTSGANLGILYMSLIGVFCSAIALLMYYYLIKIADVIFVASVTYLMPVISTLWGISDGEKLGFMHVLFILLIILSVFMANYNDFFKSKKKVNKLYQE; this is translated from the coding sequence GTGAAAAGAAAAAGTAATGAAGCAATTATATTGCTGTTTGTGCTCTTATTAGTTTTGATTTGGGGTTCAGCTTTTATTTTAATGAAAAAATCATTGGAGTATTTCCCAAGTGATATTTTGGGAGCTTGGCGCATGCTTTCTGCTTGCGTTGTAATGCTGATTCCAGCAGCTATGACTATAAGAAAAGTTTCATTAAAAACATTTTTCTTGATTACTTTGTCTGGGGTTTTGGCAAATGCTATTCCTGCCATTTTGTTTGCTTATGCCCAAAGAGGCATAGAAAGCTATATCGCGGGAATATTAAATAGCACCACAACCTTATTCACTCTTGTTTTAGGAGTTGTGTTTTTTAAATATCGTGCGAATTTGCTCAATGTATTTGGCGTTATACTTGGTTTTTTAGCTATAATTGGCTTGCTTGCTTTTGCTGGCGGAAAATCATTGAGTTTTAATTTCAGCTATGGCGTTTATATTTTAATAGCTACAGTTCTATATGCAATAAATATATTTTTTATAAAACGTTGGCTATCAGGTGTTTCCACAATAGCGTTGGTGTCTAATTTGTTTTTAGTGCCGGGCATTTTTGCAGCTATTTATCTTTTTGGATTTTCAGATTTTGTAGATATTTATAAAAACACTTCTGGTGCTAATTTAGGAATTTTATACATGTCTTTAATTGGTGTTTTTTGCTCTGCCATTGCACTTTTGATGTATTATTACCTTATAAAAATTGCTGATGTGATTTTTGTTGCATCAGTTACTTATCTAATGCCTGTTATATCCACTCTTTGGGGAATAAGTGATGGCGAAAAGCTCGGATTTATGCATGTTTTGTTTATTTTATTAATCATTCTTTCTGTCTTTATGGCAAATTATAATGACTTCTTTAAATCAAAAAAGAAGGTAAATAAATTGTATCAAGAATAA
- a CDS encoding magnesium transporter CorA family protein, producing the protein MIEQIRLNAVKWLHVHYPSDEDFNLLVKEYGFHPLDIEDCKTRIQRSKIDIYDNYNFMILHFPYFDKNNRFIKVKEIKIFWSKDYIITFGSAHWVIRELFLDLRKKIDDGEKDTLLISSDMLLYHMLDGLVKETQVILQRIDAEINLINKEMFNRNAQKIIEKISITRKNVILLNTTFKPQLRLFHKFESGEIKGFVGEDMEDYWGNILDHYQKNWDMIEDDGELLEGLSQTFDSMQANRTNEIMKMLTFISTIVLPMTFITGLYGMNVKLPLGDHPLAFAMIVGFMLLVVIFLILYFKRKRWM; encoded by the coding sequence ATGATTGAACAAATCAGGCTTAACGCAGTAAAATGGCTACATGTCCATTATCCATCTGATGAAGATTTTAATCTCCTTGTAAAAGAATACGGTTTTCACCCATTGGATATTGAAGATTGCAAAACACGCATACAAAGGTCAAAGATAGACATCTATGACAATTATAATTTTATGATTTTGCACTTCCCGTATTTTGATAAAAATAATCGTTTTATAAAAGTAAAAGAAATAAAAATATTTTGGAGCAAAGATTATATCATAACTTTTGGAAGTGCACATTGGGTAATAAGAGAACTATTCTTAGACTTGCGAAAAAAAATTGATGATGGAGAAAAAGACACCTTGTTAATATCGTCAGATATGTTGCTGTATCACATGCTTGATGGATTAGTGAAGGAAACTCAAGTTATTTTGCAAAGAATAGACGCTGAGATAAACCTAATAAACAAGGAAATGTTTAATAGAAATGCTCAAAAAATTATAGAAAAAATATCTATAACAAGGAAAAATGTAATTTTATTAAATACAACTTTTAAACCACAGCTTCGTTTGTTCCATAAATTTGAAAGTGGGGAAATAAAAGGCTTTGTCGGCGAAGATATGGAAGATTATTGGGGAAATATATTAGACCATTACCAAAAAAATTGGGATATGATTGAAGATGATGGCGAACTTTTGGAAGGCTTGTCTCAAACATTTGATTCTATGCAGGCTAATAGAACAAATGAAATAATGAAGATGCTAACCTTTATAAGTACAATAGTTTTACCTATGACTTTCATAACCGGCTTGTATGGTATGAATGTGAAGCTGCCTTTGGGCGACCATCCTTTAGCATTTGCTATGATTGTAGGTTTTATGCTACTTGTAGTTATATTCCTAATTCTTTATTTTAAACGAAAACGCTGGATGTAG
- a CDS encoding T9SS type A sorting domain-containing protein — protein sequence MKKNVLFFAIFLLGANLFAQDYELSNRLIHKFETSKQKALTKSATIADRLWLTPILKEAVINWDVLTDEAKNLFKGYRNRPTFTGTEEIVTYGNFAFHYTTDGPADESVDPTDNDGNNIPDYVDFMAEAFVDEIYELYHTTTGLTVPPADGTNGGDALYDVYISGYEAGEGTYGWVMAESEIGDNPNSTNLTEVDAYTSFMIMRNNYTDFSGTEAACIRVTAAHEYMHAVQDGYTGSMDFWFAEVGATWAEEFAYPGYDDNFQYLMGIFGTPDVALNLEDGEAPEHDGHWYSSFLFAQYMTEQTNNSIMKNIYERCIDYYAVDAIDAELSEKWNSSLYEMFFQFVIANVLMTDEAAFAPYTYNRAADYMAHVENNGGFKYENQSNPFLYTGTNLTWNSKTNGNDRLMRLSADYFMFESNSNFKITFSPVDPNGEVILVVLKASTSAVEFALMNENGSVNVTDNESWDYIVPIVIRGDKNVANTNAYDYNLLITAADPVSVSNNIISDVNIYPNPASDFILVSSNNTDVESYEIVDVTGKVVLSNGLINSKINVSSLDKGLYFINIFVNSNVAKTEKLIIY from the coding sequence ATGAAAAAAAATGTACTTTTTTTTGCAATTTTTCTTTTAGGAGCAAATTTATTTGCACAGGATTATGAACTATCAAATAGATTAATTCATAAGTTTGAAACTTCAAAACAAAAAGCGTTAACAAAGTCAGCGACAATTGCTGATCGTCTTTGGCTTACACCAATTTTAAAAGAAGCAGTTATAAATTGGGATGTTTTGACAGATGAAGCGAAAAATTTATTTAAAGGTTATCGTAACAGACCAACATTTACAGGAACAGAAGAAATTGTTACTTATGGCAATTTTGCTTTCCATTACACAACAGACGGACCTGCGGATGAGAGTGTTGACCCGACTGATAATGATGGTAATAACATCCCAGATTATGTTGATTTTATGGCTGAAGCATTTGTTGATGAAATTTACGAATTATATCATACAACAACAGGGTTAACAGTTCCGCCTGCTGATGGAACAAACGGAGGCGATGCTCTTTATGATGTATATATTAGCGGTTATGAAGCAGGTGAAGGAACTTATGGTTGGGTAATGGCTGAAAGTGAAATAGGAGATAATCCAAATTCTACAAATCTTACAGAAGTTGATGCATATACAAGCTTTATGATAATGCGGAATAATTATACTGATTTTTCAGGAACTGAAGCCGCATGTATTAGAGTTACAGCTGCTCACGAATATATGCATGCTGTCCAAGATGGTTATACTGGTTCTATGGACTTTTGGTTTGCAGAAGTTGGAGCAACATGGGCTGAAGAATTTGCATATCCAGGCTATGATGATAATTTTCAATATTTAATGGGCATTTTTGGAACGCCTGATGTGGCTTTAAATCTTGAAGATGGGGAAGCTCCAGAGCACGATGGACATTGGTATAGCTCGTTTTTATTTGCACAATATATGACTGAGCAAACAAACAATAGCATAATGAAAAATATTTATGAAAGATGTATTGATTATTATGCTGTTGACGCAATTGATGCAGAATTATCTGAAAAATGGAATAGTAGTTTGTACGAAATGTTTTTTCAATTTGTTATAGCTAATGTTTTAATGACAGATGAAGCTGCCTTTGCACCTTATACATACAATAGAGCTGCTGATTATATGGCTCATGTTGAAAATAATGGTGGTTTTAAATATGAAAATCAGTCTAATCCTTTTCTTTATACTGGCACAAATTTAACATGGAATAGTAAAACTAATGGCAATGATAGATTAATGCGATTAAGTGCTGATTACTTTATGTTTGAATCTAATTCTAATTTTAAAATAACGTTTTCACCAGTTGATCCAAATGGGGAGGTGATTTTAGTTGTTCTAAAAGCATCAACATCTGCAGTTGAATTTGCACTAATGAATGAAAATGGTTCAGTAAATGTAACTGATAATGAAAGTTGGGATTATATTGTACCAATTGTAATCCGAGGAGACAAAAATGTTGCAAATACTAATGCTTATGATTATAATTTATTAATTACAGCAGCAGATCCTGTAAGTGTTTCCAATAATATAATCAGTGATGTAAATATTTATCCAAACCCCGCATCTGATTTTATTTTGGTTAGTTCTAATAATACAGATGTTGAATCATATGAAATTGTTGATGTTACAGGTAAAGTAGTGCTTTCTAATGGTTTGATAAATTCTAAAATAAATGTAAGTTCTCTTGATAAAGGCTTGTATTTTATAAATATTTTTGTAAATTCCAATGTTGCTAAAACAGAAAAGCTAATTATTTATTGA
- a CDS encoding helix-turn-helix transcriptional regulator, whose amino-acid sequence MKEKNLKERTLIFDQKGLKAFALNLKKIRRENNITQTQLAFEAGISLSQIARIETAKINPTLSTVFAIARALDVPIKSLFDFTLP is encoded by the coding sequence GTGAAAGAAAAAAACTTAAAAGAACGAACTCTAATATTTGACCAAAAAGGGTTAAAAGCATTTGCTTTAAACCTAAAAAAGATTAGACGGGAAAATAATATCACTCAAACTCAACTTGCATTTGAGGCTGGTATTTCTTTAAGTCAAATTGCAAGAATAGAAACTGCAAAAATAAATCCTACATTAAGTACTGTTTTTGCTATTGCTCGCGCATTAGATGTGCCAATAAAATCTTTATTTGATTTTACATTACCTTAA
- a CDS encoding ABC transporter permease — translation MKKLLFILEKEFKQILRDKLIMIIILIVPILQMLILPMAADMDVRHLKLAVVDQDQGSISRRLVNKISSSNVFDIIDVSFDYESTLKKIEKDEIDIIITIPQNFENKLIKENKQKVAISASAINTMKAGLGTSYLRQIINDYNLELISEYSSQNLSRAMIIQTTSSALFNKFEDFKYYMVPAILVLLLTVVSAFLTALNIVKEKEIGTIEQINVTPIKKWEFIVGKLIPFWIISLVVFTIALLIMRFVYGIEIEGSLSTLYFFTNIYIFATLGLGLLVSTFAQTQQQSMFISYFFIMIFILMSGLFMSISSMPLWAKVIANLIPITHYMEAVRAIILKGSGIMDLYRLAIYIIIMGVVLVGLAIRNYRKTS, via the coding sequence ATGAAGAAGCTGTTGTTTATATTAGAAAAAGAATTTAAGCAGATATTAAGAGATAAATTAATAATGATTATAATATTAATTGTCCCTATACTGCAAATGCTTATACTGCCAATGGCTGCTGATATGGATGTTAGACATTTAAAATTAGCTGTGGTAGATCAAGACCAAGGTTCAATATCAAGGCGACTTGTAAATAAAATATCTTCCAGCAACGTGTTTGATATAATAGATGTGTCTTTTGATTATGAAAGCACTTTAAAAAAAATAGAAAAAGATGAAATTGATATAATTATAACTATACCTCAAAACTTTGAAAATAAATTAATTAAAGAAAACAAGCAAAAGGTAGCCATATCTGCAAGTGCGATAAATACTATGAAAGCCGGGCTAGGTACATCATACCTAAGGCAAATTATAAATGACTACAATTTAGAACTCATATCTGAATATAGCTCGCAGAATTTAAGTCGCGCGATGATTATACAAACCACATCTTCTGCGTTATTTAATAAATTTGAAGATTTTAAATATTACATGGTGCCCGCAATTTTAGTATTGTTGCTAACCGTTGTTTCAGCTTTTTTAACAGCGTTAAATATTGTAAAAGAAAAAGAAATTGGAACTATTGAGCAAATCAATGTTACGCCTATAAAAAAATGGGAGTTTATTGTCGGGAAGCTCATCCCTTTTTGGATTATAAGTTTGGTGGTGTTTACGATTGCATTACTTATTATGCGATTTGTTTACGGAATAGAAATTGAAGGCAGCTTGTCAACTCTATATTTCTTTACAAATATTTACATTTTTGCAACATTAGGATTAGGATTATTAGTTTCTACATTCGCTCAAACTCAGCAGCAATCAATGTTTATTAGCTATTTCTTTATCATGATTTTTATACTAATGAGTGGACTTTTTATGTCAATCTCAAGTATGCCGCTTTGGGCAAAGGTTATAGCCAACTTAATACCTATAACTCACTATATGGAAGCTGTAAGAGCTATAATTCTAAAAGGCAGTGGCATAATGGACTTGTATCGTTTGGCGATTTATATCATAATTATGGGTGTTGTATTAGTTGGTCTCGCAATCCGTAATTATAGAAAGACAAGTTGA
- a CDS encoding ABC transporter permease, protein MNSKTIYKQFLAFLRKEFYHVLRDKKTLLILFGIPIVQILIFGFALTNEVKNAKIMIVAPNENIVSQQIISKIKVSEYFSVKAIESTPRNVMPYFKNGKIECALIFPSDFTCIPLKNNTVQVITDGTDPNFSKTVTNYINAIIGEYVMEHNAEQQMPMQIQSEVSMLYNPELNGSMIFIPGVIAMIMMVVCCTLTSVSIVREKELGSMEVLLASPLKPILIMIAKALPYLFLSILNLAVILFLSRYVLNVPFNGSVILLFLLSIIFLLSCLAFGLVISNVTSSQDVAILMSMVGMLLPTILFTGFLFPLENMPLFFQWLANLVPARWYFIITQNIMIKGLGFASVWKETLILVAMVIILLFISIKKFNIRLA, encoded by the coding sequence ATGAATAGCAAAACTATATACAAGCAATTTTTGGCTTTCTTAAGAAAGGAATTTTATCATGTTTTGAGAGATAAAAAAACATTGTTGATATTATTTGGAATTCCTATTGTGCAGATATTAATTTTTGGATTTGCTTTGACAAACGAAGTTAAAAATGCAAAAATAATGATTGTTGCTCCTAATGAAAATATCGTATCTCAGCAAATAATATCAAAAATAAAAGTTAGCGAATATTTTTCTGTAAAAGCTATAGAATCTACGCCAAGAAACGTGATGCCATATTTTAAAAATGGCAAAATCGAATGTGCATTAATTTTTCCAAGCGATTTTACTTGCATACCTTTAAAAAACAACACTGTGCAAGTTATAACGGACGGCACCGACCCGAATTTCTCCAAAACTGTTACCAATTATATAAACGCCATCATAGGAGAATATGTAATGGAGCATAACGCAGAGCAACAAATGCCTATGCAAATACAAAGTGAAGTAAGCATGTTGTACAATCCAGAATTAAATGGGTCTATGATATTCATTCCGGGCGTGATAGCTATGATAATGATGGTAGTTTGTTGCACACTAACATCTGTCTCTATTGTTCGCGAAAAAGAGCTTGGCTCAATGGAAGTTTTGTTGGCATCACCATTAAAGCCAATACTAATAATGATTGCAAAAGCATTGCCATATCTGTTTTTATCTATATTAAATTTAGCAGTAATTTTATTTTTGAGTCGCTATGTTTTAAATGTTCCTTTTAATGGAAGTGTAATTTTATTATTTCTACTAAGCATTATCTTTTTGCTGTCCTGCCTTGCTTTTGGCTTAGTAATTTCCAATGTTACTAGTTCGCAAGATGTTGCAATACTAATGTCTATGGTAGGTATGCTTTTGCCAACTATATTGTTTACAGGATTTTTGTTTCCACTAGAAAATATGCCATTGTTTTTTCAGTGGTTGGCAAATCTTGTCCCAGCACGATGGTACTTTATAATAACGCAAAACATTATGATAAAAGGATTAGGCTTTGCAAGTGTATGGAAAGAAACGCTAATATTAGTAGCAATGGTAATAATTTTACTTTTTATAAGCATAAAGAAATTTAATATAAGACTTGCATGA